One part of the Lotus japonicus ecotype B-129 chromosome 2, LjGifu_v1.2 genome encodes these proteins:
- the LOC130739761 gene encoding probable leucine-rich repeat receptor-like protein kinase At1g35710 translates to MARIPITSLTLILISALSILNLAHCKTLKRDVKALNEIKASLGWRVVYAWVGDDPCGDGDLPPWSGVTCSTVGDYRVVTELEVYAVSIVGPFPTAVTSLLDLTRLDLHNNKLTGPIPPQIGRLKRLKILNLRWNKLQDAIPPEIGELKSLTHLYLSFNSFKGEIPKELANLPDLRYLYLHENRLIGRIPPELGTLQNLRHLDAGNNHLVGTIRELIRIEGCFPALRNLYLNNNYFTGGMPAQLANLSSLEILYLSYNKMSGVIPSSLAHIPKLTYLYLDHNQFSGRIPEPFYKHSFLKEMYIEGNAFRPGVKPIGFHKVLEVSDSDFLV, encoded by the exons ATGGCGCGGATACCCATTACTTCACTCACCCTCATCCTCATTTCCGCACTATCAATTCTCAACCTTGCGCACTGCAAGACCCTCAAGCGTGACG TTAAGGCTTTGAATGAGATCAAGGCTTCGCTTGGTTGGAGAGTGGTGTATGCGTGGGTTGGTGATGATCCTTGTGGTGATGGAGATCTTCCTCCTTGGTCTGGTGTTACTTGTTCCACTGTCGGTGATTATCGTGTTGTCACTGAGCT TGAGGTGTATGCGGTATCGATTGTGGGACCTTTCCCTACTGCTGTGACCAGCTTGTTGGATCTTACAAGGCT GGATCTCCATAATAACAAGTTGACAGGGCCTATTCCTCCTCAAATTGGACGGTTGAAGCGTCTTAAAATACT CAATTTGAGGTGGAACAAACTACAGGATGCAATTCCTCCAGAAATTGGCGAGCTTAAAAGTTTAACACATCT GTACCTAAGCTTCAATAGTTTCAAGGGAGAAATTCCCAAAGAGCTAGCAAATCTTCCAGACCTTCGCTACCTTTATCTTCATGAAAACCGTTTAATTGGTAGGATACCACCTGAGTTGGGCACTCTACAAAACCTTCGGCACTT GGATGCTGGTAACAATCATTTGGTGGGTACCATAAGGGAACTCATTCGTATTGAAGGTTGCTTTCCAGCACTCCGCAATCT ATATCTAAACAATAATTATTTTACTGGAGGAATGCCTGCACAACTTGCCAACTTATCCAGTCTTGAGATCTT GTACCTGTCCTACAATAAAATGTCAGGAGTTATACCATCTAGCCTTGCTCATATTCCTAAATTGACATACTT GTACTTGGATCACAATCAGTTTTCGGGGAGAATTCCCGAACCCTTTTACAAACATTCATTTTTGAAAGAAAT GTACATCGAGGGAAATGCATTCCGGCCTGGTGTTAAACCCATTGGTTTCCATAAAGTGCTTGAAGTTTCTGATTCAGACTTCCTTGTTTAA
- the LOC130739760 gene encoding pentatricopeptide repeat-containing protein At2g20540-like, with protein MSSCSKRCLTLLEKCKNMKQLKQAHAQVFTSGLDSNSFALSRVLAFCSHPHQGSLTYACRVFQRIQHPTVCICNTIIKAFLINGNLNSTLHVFTNMLRNGLSPDNYTIPYVLKACAALRDRSSGEMVHGYSSKLGLLFDIFVGNSLIALYCVSGDMVAARKVFDEIPSLSAVSWSLMISGYAKVGDVDSARLFFDETPEKDKGIWGAMISGYVQNNCFKEGLYLFRLMQLTDIGPDESIFVSILSACAHMGALDTGVWVHRYLNRARLPLSIRLSTSLLDMYAKCGNLDLAKRLFDSMPDRDIVCWNAMISGLAMHGDGIGALKLFSEMEKLGIKPDDITFIAVFTACSYSGMASEGLKLLDKMFSVYNMEPKSEHYGCLVDLLSRTGFFEEAMVIIRRITNSNNGSEETLAWRAFLSACCNHGQAQLATLAAERLVRLDNHSGLYVLISNLYAASGRHADVRRVRDVMKNKRVDKAPGCSSVEIDGVVMEFIAGEKTHPQMDEIHSILEKMHLQLD; from the coding sequence ATGTCAAGTTGCAGCAAGAGATGCCTAACACTATTGGAGAAATGCAAGAACATGAAGCAACTCAAGCAAGCACATGCCCAAGTTTTCACCTCAGGCCTTGACAGCAATAGTTTTGCTCTGAGCAGAGTTTTGGCTTTCTGCTCACACCCTCATCAAGGAAGCCTCACCTATGCTTGTAGAGTTTTTCAACGCATTCAACACCCCACAGTCTGTATATGCAACACCATCATCAAAGCTTTTCTCATCAATGGTAACCTCAACAGCACCCTTCACGTTTTTACCAATATGCTGAGGAATGGTTTGAGCCCTGATAACTACACCATCCCTTATGTGTTGAAGGCTTGTGCCGCGCTTCGAGATCGTTCTTCGGGGGAAATGGTTCATGGGTATAGCTCAAAATTGGGTCTTTTGTTTGATATCTTTGTGGGTAATAGTTTGATTGCTTTGTACTGTGTGTCTGGTGATATGGTAGCTGCAAGGAAGGTGTTTGATGAAATTCCTAGCCTAAGTGCAGTATCATGGAGTCTGATGATTTCGGGGTATGCAAAGGTGGGTGATGTTGATTCGGCTAGATTGTTCTTTGATGAAACGCCGGAGAAGGATAAGGGGATATGGGGTGCCATGATTTCTGGGTATGTGCAAAATAATTGCTTCAAGGAAGGTCTTTATTTGTTTCGTTTGATGCAGCTGACTGATATAGGGCCTGATGAATCTATATTTGTGAGCATTCTTTCTGCTTGTGCTCATATGGGGGCTTTGGACACCGGCGTTTGGGTTCATAGATATTTGAATCGAGCAAGGCTACCGTTGAGCATTCGTTTGAGTACTAGTTTATTAGACATGTATGCTAAGTGTGGGAATTTGGACTTGGCTAAGAGATTATTCGATTCGATGCCGGACAGAGACATTGTGTGTTGGAATGCTATGATTTCTGGTTTGGCAATGCATGGAGATGGAATAGGAGCGCTCAAGCTGTTTTCAGAAATGGAAAAGCTTGGGATAAAACCTGATGATATAACATTCATAGCTGTTTTTACTGCTTGTAGCTATTCAGGAATGGCATCTGAAGGTCTGAAGTTGTTAGATAAGATGTTCAGTGTGTACAACATGGAGCCAAAAAGTGAACACTACGGTTGTCTAGTGGACTTACTAAGCCGAACTGGGTTCTTCGAGGAAGCTATGGTTATAATAAGAAGAATAACCAATTCAAACAATGGCTCTGAAGAAACATTGgcttggagggcatttctgagTGCATGCTGCAATCATGGACAAGCTCAGCTAGCTACACTTGCAGCTGAAAGACTCGTACGGTTAGATAATCACAGTGGGCTGTATGTTTTAATTTCTAATTTGTATGCAGCGTCTGGCAGACATGCTGACGTAAGAAGGGTGAGGGATGTCATGAAAAACAAAAGGGTAGACAAGGCACCAGGTTGCAGCTCGGTTGAGATTGATGGGGTTGTCATGGAGTTCATTGCTGGTGAGAAAACACATCCACAAATGGACGAAATACACTCAATTTTGGAGAAAATGCATCTGCAATTAGACTAG